The proteins below are encoded in one region of Peribacillus muralis:
- a CDS encoding DUF2759 domain-containing protein, giving the protein MILMVVFGLVAILGVAAVFTSLKKRNFLGFIFAAGSAVVFGWFTVMTIINSGFPVAH; this is encoded by the coding sequence ATGATATTAATGGTCGTATTCGGACTGGTGGCTATATTGGGAGTAGCTGCTGTATTTACCTCATTAAAAAAGAGAAACTTCTTAGGATTCATTTTTGCAGCCGGCAGTGCGGTCGTATTCGGCTGGTTCACTGTCATGACGATCATCAACAGCGGCTTTCCTGTTGCCCATTAA
- a CDS encoding YqgQ family protein has protein sequence MKTYYDLQQYLKRFGTFIYIGDRIAELELMEAEIREIHRMQMMDTKDYQMAILLIRQQLSLELEKQKKIDKKR, from the coding sequence ATGAAAACCTATTATGATCTTCAACAATATTTGAAAAGATTTGGTACATTTATTTACATTGGCGATCGTATTGCGGAGCTTGAACTGATGGAAGCTGAGATCAGGGAAATCCATCGTATGCAGATGATGGATACGAAAGATTATCAAATGGCAATCCTTTTAATTAGGCAGCAATTGTCTCTTGAGTTGGAGAAACAGAAAAAAATTGATAAAAAAAGGTGA
- a CDS encoding YqgU-like beta propeller domain-containing protein, translating to MEIKAIKAALCMRITICKMLCFVPLFISTILLISACEPSKDLSKPVTDTEKEHSQSNMGNSSREWKIPTAETEKIDAIYGWLDSKTILFAGKRDGNELPQLMTWNTKTNDTSVFYQPATAFSEVSISPSGTHVLISSFTSSGKASITILDRTGNPLYSVAIPAYELAYEWNSYRDGTLFLSSFNEDWTYSSYVLNPDEQSMEALDFPQPFAQWAGEKELMFLDWDRNEPALTAPLVKKALNADGADSLMLDVIHFKKMKHALMTIQVETEQHDRGTYAFYDQTNKPIHSFSVPLLKSFSDWVIPSYDFNEKNKEFITFIPNESKDADQYEGRFTLTKLNWEKGTQEEVMKDMENEPLSCSLDGNFCLYGYQFEKIIDMKTHQIQRLFKQS from the coding sequence GTGGAGATTAAAGCAATCAAAGCAGCGCTTTGTATGCGGATTACCATTTGCAAGATGTTGTGTTTCGTCCCATTATTTATCTCCACTATCCTTCTTATCTCGGCTTGTGAGCCTTCCAAGGACCTTAGTAAACCCGTAACTGATACGGAAAAAGAACACTCCCAATCGAATATGGGGAATTCTTCGCGTGAATGGAAGATCCCGACTGCTGAAACCGAAAAAATCGACGCGATTTATGGATGGCTTGATTCCAAAACCATTTTATTTGCTGGAAAGCGGGATGGCAATGAACTCCCCCAGCTAATGACTTGGAATACGAAAACGAATGACACATCCGTTTTCTATCAGCCTGCCACTGCGTTTTCCGAAGTTTCAATCAGTCCATCTGGAACGCATGTCTTGATATCGTCCTTCACATCTTCAGGCAAAGCATCAATCACCATTCTCGACCGTACAGGCAATCCATTGTATTCTGTGGCGATACCAGCCTATGAATTAGCTTATGAGTGGAACTCCTATCGAGATGGAACGCTGTTTTTATCTAGTTTTAATGAAGATTGGACATACAGCTCCTATGTGCTGAACCCGGATGAACAATCAATGGAAGCACTCGATTTTCCACAGCCCTTTGCACAGTGGGCGGGTGAAAAGGAATTGATGTTTCTCGATTGGGATAGGAATGAACCTGCTTTGACGGCTCCCTTAGTAAAAAAAGCGTTGAATGCTGATGGGGCGGATAGCCTTATGCTCGATGTCATTCACTTTAAAAAAATGAAGCATGCGCTTATGACGATTCAAGTGGAGACAGAACAACATGATCGGGGTACATACGCTTTTTATGATCAAACAAACAAGCCGATTCACTCTTTTTCCGTGCCGCTATTGAAAAGCTTTTCAGATTGGGTGATTCCTTCCTATGATTTCAATGAAAAAAACAAGGAATTCATAACGTTCATTCCAAATGAATCAAAAGACGCGGACCAATATGAGGGAAGGTTTACCTTGACTAAATTAAATTGGGAAAAAGGCACACAAGAAGAAGTGATGAAGGACATGGAAAATGAACCGTTAAGCTGTTCGCTTGATGGCAACTTCTGCTTATATGGATATCAATTCGAGAAAATCATTGATATGAAAACCCATCAAATACAAAGACTATTTAAACAATCATGA
- a CDS encoding M14 family zinc carboxypeptidase: MKVVSRSGDTLTYYSELFQIPQVLLADANPTISEGILPTDIEVQIPGFVTGKESRSGSTLKEIALRAQLPVDALSLLNQVEKETFSVPVRIIDPLLIIDKPYDYQSLLDDLDILSFHYPFIQVESIGKSVLGKELFEVRVGQGKKVIHYNGSFHANEWITSAVLMKWLNDFLLAVTNDCRLCGVDCMPFYQNVTISFVPMVDPDGVDLVIKGEPAAEGKFDVIKMNNGNPAFYAWKANIRGVDLNNQYPANWEIEKERKLPKFPAPRDFPGEFPISEPEALAMKELAEKRNFEGVIALHTQGKEFYWGYEGYEPEHSANIAREFEECSGYRAVRYVDSHAGYKDWFIQEFKRPGFTIELGKGINPLPLSHLPGIYEDSVKILMAGLYM; encoded by the coding sequence ATGAAAGTCGTGAGCAGAAGCGGGGATACATTGACTTATTACAGTGAATTGTTCCAAATCCCTCAAGTTTTACTGGCGGATGCCAATCCCACCATCTCTGAAGGGATTTTGCCAACAGACATCGAGGTGCAGATTCCCGGGTTTGTTACGGGGAAAGAATCCCGTTCGGGGAGTACGTTGAAAGAGATCGCGTTACGAGCCCAATTGCCCGTCGATGCTTTATCATTATTGAATCAAGTTGAAAAAGAAACGTTTTCCGTGCCGGTTAGGATCATCGATCCCTTGCTTATCATCGACAAACCGTATGATTACCAATCCCTTCTTGATGACCTTGACATTCTTTCTTTTCATTATCCCTTCATTCAAGTTGAATCGATCGGGAAGAGTGTATTAGGAAAAGAGCTTTTTGAAGTAAGGGTCGGTCAAGGGAAGAAGGTGATCCATTATAACGGCTCATTCCATGCCAACGAATGGATCACCTCGGCAGTATTGATGAAATGGCTGAATGATTTCCTGTTGGCGGTTACGAATGATTGCCGGCTTTGCGGTGTGGACTGCATGCCTTTTTATCAAAATGTGACCATCTCATTCGTACCGATGGTCGATCCAGATGGAGTTGACCTAGTGATAAAAGGTGAGCCAGCCGCTGAAGGGAAATTTGATGTTATAAAGATGAATAACGGCAACCCAGCCTTTTACGCCTGGAAGGCCAATATCCGTGGTGTGGACCTGAATAATCAATATCCTGCTAATTGGGAGATTGAAAAGGAAAGAAAGCTTCCAAAATTTCCTGCTCCGAGGGATTTCCCGGGAGAGTTCCCAATATCGGAGCCAGAAGCATTAGCCATGAAGGAGTTGGCTGAAAAGCGGAATTTTGAAGGCGTGATCGCGCTTCATACACAGGGAAAGGAATTTTATTGGGGATATGAAGGATATGAGCCTGAGCATTCAGCGAATATCGCAAGGGAGTTTGAAGAGTGCAGCGGATATCGTGCCGTTCGCTACGTTGATAGCCATGCCGGCTATAAAGATTGGTTCATTCAGGAATTCAAACGGCCTGGATTCACGATTGAGCTGGGGAAGGGAATCAATCCACTTCCTTTATCGCATCTGCCTGGCATTTATGAAGATTCCGTGAAGATTTTAATGGCAGGGCTGTATATGTGA
- a CDS encoding MBL fold metallo-hydrolase: protein MKWTQIPLGPLQTNCYVVSDGNDCIIVDPGEEPQKIIQYIQTKKLKPLAILLTHAHFDHIGALDAIRDHYEVPAYLHEKEAKWLLDPALNGSLNWFPENPMRMKPADHIIANEQKLTIGGFTFDIFETPGHSPGSVSYFARDERLLFSGDVLFQGSVGRTDLIGGSEQVLLNSIDTKLLPLPDDTIVFPGHGPVTTILDEKNANPFLR from the coding sequence ATGAAATGGACACAAATCCCTCTAGGCCCGCTGCAAACGAATTGTTATGTAGTTTCCGATGGAAATGATTGCATCATTGTCGATCCGGGAGAAGAGCCGCAGAAAATCATACAATATATACAAACAAAAAAATTGAAGCCTTTGGCGATTTTATTGACACATGCTCATTTTGATCATATTGGTGCTCTTGATGCCATCCGGGATCATTATGAAGTGCCTGCCTATCTTCATGAAAAAGAGGCCAAGTGGCTGCTTGATCCCGCGTTGAATGGCTCCTTGAACTGGTTTCCAGAAAACCCGATGCGCATGAAGCCGGCAGACCATATCATTGCAAATGAGCAAAAGCTTACCATTGGAGGCTTCACTTTCGACATTTTTGAAACACCAGGGCACTCACCAGGCAGTGTATCCTATTTTGCAAGGGATGAACGGCTGCTCTTTTCGGGTGATGTCTTGTTCCAGGGAAGCGTCGGCAGGACAGATTTAATAGGCGGAAGTGAACAAGTGCTGTTAAATAGCATTGATACGAAACTGCTGCCGCTGCCTGATGATACGATCGTTTTTCCGGGACATGGGCCAGTCACGACCATTTTAGATGAAAAGAATGCCAATCCATTCTTGAGATAA
- a CDS encoding ROK family glucokinase, whose amino-acid sequence MMEKWLMGVDLGGTTTKLALINSYGEIIHKWEISTDISEKGKFITTNIAKSIDAKLEELNEPKSKVVGIGMGAPGPVDFVNGSIYEGVNLGWKDYPLKDLLEVETSLPAVIDNDANMAALGEMWKGAGNGAKDLVCVTLGTGVGGGIIHNGRIVHGTSGAAGEIGHMTVIPEGGAPCNCGKTGCLETVASATGIVRLAVEALNEDDGTSLLQQKVNEGNAVSSKLLFQCAIDGDPLSKAVVDKVGNYLGLALSHVGNVMNPDKIVIGGGVSQAGAILLDTVRSAFEKYAFKRVGKSTKISLATLGNDAGVIGAAWLIKNHS is encoded by the coding sequence ATGATGGAAAAATGGCTGATGGGTGTCGATTTAGGCGGTACAACTACCAAACTAGCTTTAATCAATTCATATGGGGAGATCATACATAAATGGGAAATCAGCACCGACATCTCCGAAAAGGGGAAATTCATCACGACGAACATTGCTAAATCGATCGATGCGAAGCTTGAAGAATTGAATGAACCGAAAAGTAAGGTAGTGGGGATAGGAATGGGTGCACCTGGCCCTGTGGATTTTGTCAATGGCTCCATTTATGAAGGAGTGAATCTTGGTTGGAAAGACTATCCATTAAAGGATTTATTGGAAGTGGAAACCTCTCTGCCTGCGGTCATTGATAATGATGCCAATATGGCTGCTCTCGGAGAAATGTGGAAGGGTGCTGGTAATGGGGCCAAAGATCTTGTTTGTGTCACACTTGGTACGGGTGTAGGCGGCGGAATCATTCATAATGGCCGCATTGTCCATGGAACAAGTGGGGCGGCGGGAGAGATAGGGCATATGACGGTAATACCGGAAGGAGGAGCACCATGTAATTGCGGCAAGACAGGTTGTTTGGAAACGGTTGCTTCAGCTACTGGAATCGTGCGACTGGCTGTGGAGGCATTGAATGAAGACGATGGAACATCTTTGCTGCAGCAAAAAGTGAACGAAGGAAATGCAGTTTCTTCCAAATTGCTATTCCAATGCGCAATCGATGGCGATCCCCTATCAAAAGCCGTGGTCGATAAGGTAGGCAATTACTTAGGACTTGCGCTATCACATGTAGGAAATGTCATGAATCCCGACAAAATCGTCATTGGCGGGGGCGTTTCTCAGGCAGGAGCAATCTTGCTTGATACTGTCCGTTCCGCCTTTGAAAAATATGCGTTCAAACGCGTTGGCAAATCAACGAAAATAAGCCTCGCAACATTAGGCAATGATGCAGGCGTAATAGGAGCAGCTTGGTTAATTAAGAATCATTCTTGA
- a CDS encoding S8 family peptidase, which yields MKKIISFIAVFILIFSFFSQPRAIKAKNQGEKNYLVEFNKKLDTKLIEKEGGEIKGKYKHFKTAKASLTTDELYKIKKNPSVKLIEEDVTVQSTPLNGETYLENGYSWGTKRINADKAHENGITGKGIKLAILDTGISNHSGIVIEKQASFIDSEEGVIDLNGHGTAVSSIIATSYESSGFHGVAPDVKLYVGKVLDQNGTGQYSDIIEGIEWAIEEDINIINMSFGGIKESEILKNVIDKAYEQGVLMISSVGNEGTEKVTYPAAYDNVIGVGASDFYNQMSSLSNYSNQLELVAPGVNIQTLDLNGDHITASGTSIAASYVSGAAALLWSQNVNLDNKEIHTKLKNFATTIDNQKKYNLVNIDPSISQYVEPYNPDNIQTDSKQDELNEEELAFLTEAGWSEEAINGTTNQELQEFISEGAMNPDYSETTYTLVPEDEFSGDVQAQNLKNGGSITLKVSASYLGIKNSNEKQFKIKGSYNWNSMPKNRYVDLFALAWTDNAWYKSTSKLSHTYYGAIPITESVTVFKPSLKAGMSWKVDLRAGSHDDIGKFTQYIYLPKSASSKNNGPLQAMVEYSHAFTMITPSIGGGSGGFSYGISTGTGKDYADNPPKSSVKSY from the coding sequence TTGAAAAAAATAATTTCATTTATTGCGGTTTTTATCTTAATATTTTCATTTTTTTCACAGCCTCGTGCAATTAAGGCAAAGAATCAAGGCGAAAAAAACTATTTAGTAGAGTTTAATAAAAAATTGGATACTAAATTAATAGAAAAAGAGGGAGGGGAAATTAAAGGAAAATACAAGCATTTTAAGACTGCAAAAGCATCATTAACAACTGATGAATTATATAAAATAAAGAAAAATCCAAGTGTAAAATTGATTGAAGAAGATGTAACAGTACAATCTACTCCTTTAAATGGAGAAACATATCTAGAAAATGGATATAGTTGGGGGACAAAAAGAATTAATGCTGATAAAGCACATGAAAATGGTATTACTGGAAAAGGTATTAAACTTGCCATTTTAGACACGGGAATTTCAAATCATTCTGGGATAGTAATAGAAAAGCAAGCTTCATTTATAGATAGTGAAGAAGGAGTTATTGATTTAAACGGTCACGGAACAGCAGTATCTAGTATAATTGCAACTTCATATGAAAGTTCTGGGTTCCACGGAGTAGCTCCAGATGTTAAATTATATGTTGGGAAAGTACTTGATCAAAATGGAACAGGACAATATAGTGATATAATTGAAGGAATTGAGTGGGCAATTGAAGAAGATATCAATATTATAAACATGAGCTTCGGTGGTATTAAAGAATCTGAAATATTGAAAAATGTAATTGATAAAGCTTATGAACAAGGAGTTTTAATGATTTCTTCAGTTGGAAATGAGGGGACTGAAAAAGTTACTTATCCGGCCGCCTATGATAATGTAATTGGTGTTGGAGCCTCAGACTTCTATAATCAAATGAGTTCACTGTCTAATTATAGCAATCAATTAGAACTGGTTGCCCCGGGAGTAAATATTCAAACTTTAGATTTAAATGGCGATCATATAACTGCAAGTGGAACTTCTATAGCTGCCTCATATGTTTCAGGAGCTGCAGCCCTTCTTTGGTCACAAAATGTAAACCTTGATAATAAAGAAATACACACAAAATTAAAAAACTTCGCTACAACAATAGATAATCAAAAAAAATATAATTTGGTGAATATTGATCCTTCTATCTCTCAATATGTAGAACCGTACAATCCAGATAACATCCAAACAGATTCAAAACAAGATGAATTAAATGAAGAAGAATTGGCATTTCTAACTGAAGCAGGTTGGTCAGAAGAAGCTATCAATGGAACAACTAATCAAGAATTGCAAGAGTTTATATCTGAAGGAGCTATGAATCCTGACTATTCTGAAACGACTTATACTCTTGTACCGGAAGATGAATTTAGTGGGGATGTTCAAGCTCAAAATTTAAAGAATGGTGGAAGTATTACTCTAAAAGTAAGTGCGTCTTATCTTGGAATCAAGAATAGTAATGAAAAACAGTTTAAAATAAAGGGTAGTTATAATTGGAATAGCATGCCAAAAAATCGGTACGTGGATCTTTTTGCTCTAGCCTGGACTGATAACGCTTGGTATAAATCTACAAGTAAATTATCTCATACCTATTATGGTGCAATTCCCATTACTGAATCTGTTACTGTTTTTAAACCTTCATTAAAAGCGGGTATGTCTTGGAAAGTAGATCTACGTGCTGGATCGCATGATGATATCGGAAAATTCACACAATATATTTATCTGCCTAAGTCTGCTTCAAGTAAAAACAATGGACCTTTACAGGCAATGGTAGAATATTCTCATGCTTTCACAATGATCACTCCATCTATAGGTGGTGGCTCAGGAGGTTTTTCATACGGAATTTCTACAGGAACGGGTAAAGACTACGCTGACAATCCTCCTAAAAGCAGTGTGAAAAGTTACTAA